A part of Bubalus bubalis isolate 160015118507 breed Murrah chromosome 6, NDDB_SH_1, whole genome shotgun sequence genomic DNA contains:
- the SERBP1 gene encoding plasminogen activator inhibitor 1 RNA-binding protein isoform X3, producing MPGHLQEGFGCVVTNRFDQLFDDESDPFEVLKAAENKKKEAGGGGVGGPGAKSAAQAAAQTNSNAAGKQLRKESQKDRKNPLPPSVGVVDKKEETQPPVALKKEGIRRVGRRPDQQLQGEGKIIDRRPERRPPRERRFEKPLEEKGEGGEFSVDRPIIDRPIRGRGGLGRGRGGRGRGMGRGDGFDSRGKREFDRHSGSDRSSFSHYSGLKHEDKRGGSGSHNWGTVKDELTDLEQSNVTEETPEGEEHPVADTENKENEVEEVKEEGPKEMTLDEWKAIQNKDRAKVEFNIRKPNEGADGQWKKGFVLHKSKSEEAHAEDSVMDHHFRKPANDITSQLEINFGDLGRPGRGGRGGRGGRGRGGRPNRGIRTDKSSASAPDVDDPEAFPALA from the exons ATGCCTGGGCACTTACAGGAAGGCTTCGGCTGCGTGGTCACCAACCGATTCGACCAGTTATTTGACGACGAATCGGACCCCTTCGAGGTGTTGAAGGCAGCagagaacaagaaaaaagaagCCGGCGGGGGCGGCGTTGGGGGCCCTGGGGCGAAGAGCGCAGCTCAGGCCGCAGCTCAGACCAACTCCAATGCGGCGGGCAAACAGCTGCGTAAAGAGTCCCAGAAAGACCGCAAGAATCCGCTGCCCCCCAGCGTCGGCGTGGTTGACAAGAAGGAGGAGACGCAGCCGCCTGTGGCGCTGAAGAAAGAAG GAATAAGACGTGTTGGAAGAAGACCTGATCAACAACTTCAGGGTGAAGGGAAGATAATTGATAGGAGACCAGAAAGGCGACCACCTCGTGAAAGAAGATTCGAAAAGCCACTTGAAGaaaagggtgaaggaggagaatttTCTGTTGATAG ACCGATTATTGACCGGCCTATCCGAGGCCGTGGTGGTCTTGGAAGAGGTCGAGGAGGTCGTGGTCGTGGAATGGGCCGGGGAGATGGCTTTGATTCTCGTGGCAAACGTGAATTTGATAGGCATAGTGGAAGTGATAGATC TTCTTTTTCACATTACAGTGGCCTGAAGCATGAGGACAAACGTGGAGGGAGCGGATCTCACAACTGGGGAACTGTCAAAGATGAATTAAC TGACTTGGAACAatcaaatgtgactgaggaaacaCCTGAAGGTGAAGAACATCCAGTTGCGGACACTGAAAATAA GGAGAATGAAGTTGAAGAAGTAAAGGAAGAGGGTCCAAAAGAAATGACTTTGGATGAGTGGAAGGCTATTCAAAATAAGGACCGGGCGAAAGTAGAATTTAATATCCGAAAACCAAATGAAGGTGCTGATGGGCAGTGGAAGAAGGGATTTGTTCTTCATAAGTCAAAAAGTGAAGAG GCTCACGCTGAAGACTCAGTTATGGATCATCATTTCCGGAAGCCAGCAAATGATATAACATCTCAGCTGGAGATCAATTTTGGAGACCTTGGCCGCCCAGGACGTGGTGGCAGGGGAGGACGAGGTGGCCGTGGGCGTGGTGGACGTCCAAACCGTGGCATCAGGACTGACAAG tcaAGTGCTTCTGCTCCTGATGTGGATGACCCAGAGGCATTCCCAGCTCTGGCTTAA
- the SERBP1 gene encoding plasminogen activator inhibitor 1 RNA-binding protein isoform X4, protein MPGHLQEGFGCVVTNRFDQLFDDESDPFEVLKAAENKKKEAGGGGVGGPGAKSAAQAAAQTNSNAAGKQLRKESQKDRKNPLPPSVGVVDKKEETQPPVALKKEGIRRVGRRPDQQLQGEGKIIDRRPERRPPRERRFEKPLEEKGEGGEFSVDRPIIDRPIRGRGGLGRGRGGRGRGMGRGDGFDSRGKREFDRHSGSDRSGLKHEDKRGGSGSHNWGTVKDELTDLEQSNVTEETPEGEEHPVADTENKENEVEEVKEEGPKEMTLDEWKAIQNKDRAKVEFNIRKPNEGADGQWKKGFVLHKSKSEEAHAEDSVMDHHFRKPANDITSQLEINFGDLGRPGRGGRGGRGGRGRGGRPNRGIRTDKSSASAPDVDDPEAFPALA, encoded by the exons ATGCCTGGGCACTTACAGGAAGGCTTCGGCTGCGTGGTCACCAACCGATTCGACCAGTTATTTGACGACGAATCGGACCCCTTCGAGGTGTTGAAGGCAGCagagaacaagaaaaaagaagCCGGCGGGGGCGGCGTTGGGGGCCCTGGGGCGAAGAGCGCAGCTCAGGCCGCAGCTCAGACCAACTCCAATGCGGCGGGCAAACAGCTGCGTAAAGAGTCCCAGAAAGACCGCAAGAATCCGCTGCCCCCCAGCGTCGGCGTGGTTGACAAGAAGGAGGAGACGCAGCCGCCTGTGGCGCTGAAGAAAGAAG GAATAAGACGTGTTGGAAGAAGACCTGATCAACAACTTCAGGGTGAAGGGAAGATAATTGATAGGAGACCAGAAAGGCGACCACCTCGTGAAAGAAGATTCGAAAAGCCACTTGAAGaaaagggtgaaggaggagaatttTCTGTTGATAG ACCGATTATTGACCGGCCTATCCGAGGCCGTGGTGGTCTTGGAAGAGGTCGAGGAGGTCGTGGTCGTGGAATGGGCCGGGGAGATGGCTTTGATTCTCGTGGCAAACGTGAATTTGATAGGCATAGTGGAAGTGATAGATC TGGCCTGAAGCATGAGGACAAACGTGGAGGGAGCGGATCTCACAACTGGGGAACTGTCAAAGATGAATTAAC TGACTTGGAACAatcaaatgtgactgaggaaacaCCTGAAGGTGAAGAACATCCAGTTGCGGACACTGAAAATAA GGAGAATGAAGTTGAAGAAGTAAAGGAAGAGGGTCCAAAAGAAATGACTTTGGATGAGTGGAAGGCTATTCAAAATAAGGACCGGGCGAAAGTAGAATTTAATATCCGAAAACCAAATGAAGGTGCTGATGGGCAGTGGAAGAAGGGATTTGTTCTTCATAAGTCAAAAAGTGAAGAG GCTCACGCTGAAGACTCAGTTATGGATCATCATTTCCGGAAGCCAGCAAATGATATAACATCTCAGCTGGAGATCAATTTTGGAGACCTTGGCCGCCCAGGACGTGGTGGCAGGGGAGGACGAGGTGGCCGTGGGCGTGGTGGACGTCCAAACCGTGGCATCAGGACTGACAAG tcaAGTGCTTCTGCTCCTGATGTGGATGACCCAGAGGCATTCCCAGCTCTGGCTTAA
- the SERBP1 gene encoding plasminogen activator inhibitor 1 RNA-binding protein isoform X1, which translates to MPGHLQEGFGCVVTNRFDQLFDDESDPFEVLKAAENKKKEAGGGGVGGPGAKSAAQAAAQTNSNAAGKQLRKESQKDRKNPLPPSVGVVDKKEETQPPVALKKEGIRRVGRRPDQQLQGEGKIIDRRPERRPPRERRFEKPLEEKGEGGEFSVDRPIIDRPIRGRGGLGRGRGGRGRGMGRGDGFDSRGKREFDRHSGSDRSSFSHYSGLKHEDKRGGSGSHNWGTVKDELTESPKYIQKQISYNCSDLEQSNVTEETPEGEEHPVADTENKENEVEEVKEEGPKEMTLDEWKAIQNKDRAKVEFNIRKPNEGADGQWKKGFVLHKSKSEEAHAEDSVMDHHFRKPANDITSQLEINFGDLGRPGRGGRGGRGGRGRGGRPNRGIRTDKSSASAPDVDDPEAFPALA; encoded by the exons ATGCCTGGGCACTTACAGGAAGGCTTCGGCTGCGTGGTCACCAACCGATTCGACCAGTTATTTGACGACGAATCGGACCCCTTCGAGGTGTTGAAGGCAGCagagaacaagaaaaaagaagCCGGCGGGGGCGGCGTTGGGGGCCCTGGGGCGAAGAGCGCAGCTCAGGCCGCAGCTCAGACCAACTCCAATGCGGCGGGCAAACAGCTGCGTAAAGAGTCCCAGAAAGACCGCAAGAATCCGCTGCCCCCCAGCGTCGGCGTGGTTGACAAGAAGGAGGAGACGCAGCCGCCTGTGGCGCTGAAGAAAGAAG GAATAAGACGTGTTGGAAGAAGACCTGATCAACAACTTCAGGGTGAAGGGAAGATAATTGATAGGAGACCAGAAAGGCGACCACCTCGTGAAAGAAGATTCGAAAAGCCACTTGAAGaaaagggtgaaggaggagaatttTCTGTTGATAG ACCGATTATTGACCGGCCTATCCGAGGCCGTGGTGGTCTTGGAAGAGGTCGAGGAGGTCGTGGTCGTGGAATGGGCCGGGGAGATGGCTTTGATTCTCGTGGCAAACGTGAATTTGATAGGCATAGTGGAAGTGATAGATC TTCTTTTTCACATTACAGTGGCCTGAAGCATGAGGACAAACGTGGAGGGAGCGGATCTCACAACTGGGGAACTGTCAAAGATGAATTAAC agAGTCCCCCAAATACATTCAGAAACAAATATCTTATAATTGCAGTGACTTGGAACAatcaaatgtgactgaggaaacaCCTGAAGGTGAAGAACATCCAGTTGCGGACACTGAAAATAA GGAGAATGAAGTTGAAGAAGTAAAGGAAGAGGGTCCAAAAGAAATGACTTTGGATGAGTGGAAGGCTATTCAAAATAAGGACCGGGCGAAAGTAGAATTTAATATCCGAAAACCAAATGAAGGTGCTGATGGGCAGTGGAAGAAGGGATTTGTTCTTCATAAGTCAAAAAGTGAAGAG GCTCACGCTGAAGACTCAGTTATGGATCATCATTTCCGGAAGCCAGCAAATGATATAACATCTCAGCTGGAGATCAATTTTGGAGACCTTGGCCGCCCAGGACGTGGTGGCAGGGGAGGACGAGGTGGCCGTGGGCGTGGTGGACGTCCAAACCGTGGCATCAGGACTGACAAG tcaAGTGCTTCTGCTCCTGATGTGGATGACCCAGAGGCATTCCCAGCTCTGGCTTAA
- the SERBP1 gene encoding plasminogen activator inhibitor 1 RNA-binding protein isoform X2: MPGHLQEGFGCVVTNRFDQLFDDESDPFEVLKAAENKKKEAGGGGVGGPGAKSAAQAAAQTNSNAAGKQLRKESQKDRKNPLPPSVGVVDKKEETQPPVALKKEGIRRVGRRPDQQLQGEGKIIDRRPERRPPRERRFEKPLEEKGEGGEFSVDRPIIDRPIRGRGGLGRGRGGRGRGMGRGDGFDSRGKREFDRHSGSDRSGLKHEDKRGGSGSHNWGTVKDELTESPKYIQKQISYNCSDLEQSNVTEETPEGEEHPVADTENKENEVEEVKEEGPKEMTLDEWKAIQNKDRAKVEFNIRKPNEGADGQWKKGFVLHKSKSEEAHAEDSVMDHHFRKPANDITSQLEINFGDLGRPGRGGRGGRGGRGRGGRPNRGIRTDKSSASAPDVDDPEAFPALA; this comes from the exons ATGCCTGGGCACTTACAGGAAGGCTTCGGCTGCGTGGTCACCAACCGATTCGACCAGTTATTTGACGACGAATCGGACCCCTTCGAGGTGTTGAAGGCAGCagagaacaagaaaaaagaagCCGGCGGGGGCGGCGTTGGGGGCCCTGGGGCGAAGAGCGCAGCTCAGGCCGCAGCTCAGACCAACTCCAATGCGGCGGGCAAACAGCTGCGTAAAGAGTCCCAGAAAGACCGCAAGAATCCGCTGCCCCCCAGCGTCGGCGTGGTTGACAAGAAGGAGGAGACGCAGCCGCCTGTGGCGCTGAAGAAAGAAG GAATAAGACGTGTTGGAAGAAGACCTGATCAACAACTTCAGGGTGAAGGGAAGATAATTGATAGGAGACCAGAAAGGCGACCACCTCGTGAAAGAAGATTCGAAAAGCCACTTGAAGaaaagggtgaaggaggagaatttTCTGTTGATAG ACCGATTATTGACCGGCCTATCCGAGGCCGTGGTGGTCTTGGAAGAGGTCGAGGAGGTCGTGGTCGTGGAATGGGCCGGGGAGATGGCTTTGATTCTCGTGGCAAACGTGAATTTGATAGGCATAGTGGAAGTGATAGATC TGGCCTGAAGCATGAGGACAAACGTGGAGGGAGCGGATCTCACAACTGGGGAACTGTCAAAGATGAATTAAC agAGTCCCCCAAATACATTCAGAAACAAATATCTTATAATTGCAGTGACTTGGAACAatcaaatgtgactgaggaaacaCCTGAAGGTGAAGAACATCCAGTTGCGGACACTGAAAATAA GGAGAATGAAGTTGAAGAAGTAAAGGAAGAGGGTCCAAAAGAAATGACTTTGGATGAGTGGAAGGCTATTCAAAATAAGGACCGGGCGAAAGTAGAATTTAATATCCGAAAACCAAATGAAGGTGCTGATGGGCAGTGGAAGAAGGGATTTGTTCTTCATAAGTCAAAAAGTGAAGAG GCTCACGCTGAAGACTCAGTTATGGATCATCATTTCCGGAAGCCAGCAAATGATATAACATCTCAGCTGGAGATCAATTTTGGAGACCTTGGCCGCCCAGGACGTGGTGGCAGGGGAGGACGAGGTGGCCGTGGGCGTGGTGGACGTCCAAACCGTGGCATCAGGACTGACAAG tcaAGTGCTTCTGCTCCTGATGTGGATGACCCAGAGGCATTCCCAGCTCTGGCTTAA